Proteins from a single region of Nocardioides anomalus:
- a CDS encoding (2Fe-2S)-binding protein, translating to MSEEQHDVVLSVNGTHHPVRLPARRLLSDALRHDLGLTGTHVGCEHGVCGACTVLMDGRPVRSCLVFAVSAQGSDLTTVEGLTEPDGTLGPVQQAFLECHGLQCGFCTPGFLTTITAGLRENPEPTHEEAREMVAGNLCRCTGYQNIVKAVERAAELAATVAEEVVQQPSRSPGGPETGASAPSSTTVVDRDDDNASTGLGA from the coding sequence ATGAGCGAGGAGCAGCACGACGTCGTGCTGAGCGTGAACGGCACGCACCACCCGGTGCGCCTGCCCGCGCGCCGTCTGCTCTCCGACGCGCTGCGCCACGACCTCGGCCTCACCGGCACCCACGTCGGCTGCGAGCACGGCGTCTGCGGCGCCTGCACCGTCCTGATGGACGGCCGGCCGGTCCGCTCGTGCCTGGTCTTCGCGGTCTCGGCCCAGGGCAGCGACCTCACCACCGTCGAGGGGCTGACCGAGCCCGACGGCACGCTCGGGCCGGTGCAGCAGGCGTTCCTGGAGTGTCACGGGCTCCAGTGCGGCTTCTGCACGCCCGGCTTCCTCACCACCATCACCGCCGGGCTGCGCGAGAACCCCGAGCCCACGCACGAGGAGGCCCGCGAGATGGTCGCGGGCAACCTGTGCCGCTGCACCGGCTACCAGAACATCGTCAAGGCGGTCGAGCGCGCGGCCGAGCTGGCGGCCACGGTGGCTGAGGAGGTTGTGCAGCAACCGTCTCGAAGCCCCGGAGGTCCCGAGACAGGCGCTAGCGCGCCTTCCTCAACCACCGTGGTGGACCGCGACGACGACAACGCCTCGACCGGTCTCGGCGCATGA
- a CDS encoding DUF2630 family protein yields MADDTDLRARIASLIDEEHRLRSALAAGEISAAEEHERLKAAEVELDQAWDLLRQRRAKREYGEDPASAEVRDSGTVEGYLS; encoded by the coding sequence ATGGCCGACGACACCGACCTCCGGGCCCGCATCGCCTCGCTCATCGACGAGGAGCACCGCCTCCGCTCGGCCCTGGCGGCCGGTGAGATCAGCGCCGCGGAGGAGCACGAGCGCCTCAAGGCGGCCGAGGTGGAGCTCGACCAGGCCTGGGACCTGCTGCGGCAGCGGCGGGCCAAGCGGGAGTACGGCGAGGACCCCGCCTCGGCCGAGGTCCGCGACTCCGGGACCGTCGAGGGCTACCTCAGCTGA
- the cutA gene encoding aerobic carbon-monoxide dehydrogenase large subunit, which translates to MTTKLMGQGVQRVEDQRFLRGQGRYADDVAVGPATLHAAVLRSPHAHARILDIDVSGVLDVYGVHAVWTYDDLTGPMAEPLPLLIPHPALTHGRTQYALAKDEVNYVGEAIAFVVAEDRYVAEDALDRIRVDYELLPPVVGIDAARAADRLVHDDVPGNVGARLEQEVGDARAAIAAAPHRLALDLTVERSACQPLEGRGTVARWDPDLNRLQAWTSTQSSTGVRAALAVKLGLDLGQVDVITPDVGGGFGVKINHPWPEELLVPLAAKTLGRTVKFTEDRREHFISTAHERGQVQHVEVGFDDEGQLLGLDVEFWHDHGAYTPYGLIVPIITSTQLLGPYKPGAYRVVFESLYTNTVMVTPYRGAGRPQGCFAMERTMDAIAEYLGRDRTEVRAVNFIQPDEFPYDHGLVFQDGRELEYDSGDYPAMLEKIKALVGWDEFPQFQKHMALQGRRVGIGLAAYVEGTGVGPYEGAHVHIETSGKVKVATGLTTQGQGHATVFAQLVADELGCRFEDVEVVTGDTRRMPYAVGTFASRAAVMSGSAIHLAAKRAKEKVLKIAADALEAAEEDLQIVDGVVSVIGAPSSSLDLGTVSVLSNPLRYAFDEASKRATQFSVGDPGKPPVPEDEEPGLEGKDFYSPERATFASGMHAVIVETDPDTAEITILKYAVVHDCGRLINPMIVEGQIHGGVAQGVGGALYERMAYDESGQLLNASFMDFLMPYVTEVPDGIDIDHLETPSPLNPLGIKGAGEAGVIPSAAVFAAAIEDAERIPITAMPISPSDLFALRAHLPPTEERP; encoded by the coding sequence ATGACCACCAAGCTGATGGGCCAGGGCGTCCAGCGCGTCGAGGACCAGCGGTTCCTGCGCGGCCAGGGCCGGTACGCCGACGACGTGGCGGTCGGCCCCGCCACCCTGCACGCGGCGGTGCTGCGCAGCCCGCACGCCCACGCCCGCATCCTCGACATCGACGTCTCGGGCGTGCTCGACGTCTACGGGGTGCACGCGGTGTGGACCTACGACGACCTCACCGGTCCCATGGCCGAGCCGCTTCCGTTGCTCATCCCGCACCCGGCACTGACCCACGGCCGCACGCAGTACGCCCTGGCCAAGGACGAGGTCAACTACGTGGGCGAGGCCATCGCCTTCGTGGTGGCCGAGGACCGCTACGTCGCCGAGGACGCCCTCGACCGGATCCGCGTGGACTACGAGCTGCTGCCGCCCGTCGTCGGCATCGACGCCGCCCGCGCCGCGGACCGGCTGGTGCACGACGACGTGCCCGGCAACGTCGGCGCCCGCCTCGAGCAGGAGGTCGGCGACGCCCGCGCCGCGATCGCCGCCGCCCCGCACCGCCTCGCCCTCGACCTCACCGTCGAGCGCAGCGCCTGCCAGCCGCTCGAGGGCCGTGGCACCGTGGCCCGCTGGGACCCCGACCTGAACCGGCTCCAGGCCTGGACCTCGACCCAGAGCTCCACCGGCGTCCGCGCCGCGCTCGCGGTCAAGCTCGGCCTGGACCTCGGCCAGGTCGACGTGATCACCCCCGACGTGGGCGGCGGCTTCGGCGTCAAGATCAACCACCCCTGGCCCGAGGAGCTCCTGGTCCCGCTGGCCGCGAAGACGCTGGGCCGGACGGTGAAGTTCACCGAGGACCGCCGCGAGCACTTCATCAGCACCGCCCACGAGCGCGGCCAGGTCCAGCACGTCGAGGTCGGCTTCGACGACGAGGGCCAGCTGCTGGGGCTGGACGTGGAGTTCTGGCACGACCACGGCGCCTACACGCCGTACGGCCTCATCGTCCCGATCATCACCTCGACCCAGCTGCTCGGGCCCTACAAGCCCGGCGCCTACCGCGTGGTCTTCGAGTCGCTCTACACCAACACCGTCATGGTCACGCCCTACCGCGGCGCCGGGCGGCCCCAGGGCTGCTTCGCCATGGAGCGGACCATGGACGCGATCGCGGAGTACCTCGGCCGTGACCGCACCGAGGTCCGCGCGGTCAACTTCATCCAGCCCGACGAGTTCCCCTACGACCACGGCCTGGTCTTCCAGGACGGCCGCGAGCTGGAGTACGACTCCGGCGACTACCCGGCCATGCTCGAGAAGATCAAGGCCCTGGTCGGCTGGGACGAGTTCCCGCAGTTCCAGAAGCACATGGCCCTCCAGGGGCGGCGGGTCGGCATCGGGCTCGCGGCGTACGTCGAGGGGACCGGTGTCGGGCCCTACGAGGGCGCGCACGTGCACATCGAGACCTCCGGCAAGGTCAAGGTGGCCACCGGCCTCACCACCCAGGGCCAGGGCCACGCCACCGTCTTCGCGCAGCTGGTCGCCGACGAGCTCGGCTGCCGCTTCGAGGACGTCGAGGTCGTCACCGGCGACACCCGCCGGATGCCGTACGCCGTCGGCACCTTCGCCTCCCGCGCAGCGGTGATGAGCGGCTCGGCCATCCACCTCGCCGCCAAGCGCGCCAAGGAGAAGGTGCTCAAGATCGCCGCCGACGCCCTGGAGGCGGCCGAGGAGGACCTGCAGATCGTGGACGGTGTCGTGTCGGTGATCGGCGCGCCGTCCTCGTCCCTGGACCTCGGCACCGTCTCGGTGCTGTCCAACCCGCTGCGCTATGCCTTCGACGAGGCCTCCAAGCGCGCCACCCAGTTCTCCGTGGGCGACCCCGGCAAGCCGCCGGTGCCCGAGGACGAGGAGCCCGGGCTGGAGGGCAAGGACTTCTACTCGCCCGAGCGCGCGACGTTCGCCTCCGGCATGCACGCGGTCATCGTCGAGACCGACCCGGACACGGCCGAGATCACGATCCTCAAGTACGCCGTCGTCCACGACTGCGGGCGCCTGATCAACCCGATGATCGTCGAGGGCCAGATCCACGGCGGCGTCGCGCAGGGCGTCGGGGGAGCGCTGTACGAGCGGATGGCCTACGACGAGTCCGGCCAGCTGCTCAACGCCTCGTTCATGGACTTCCTCATGCCCTACGTCACCGAGGTGCCCGACGGCATCGACATCGACCACCTCGAGACACCCTCGCCCCTCAACCCGCTCGGCATCAAGGGCGCCGGGGAGGCGGGCGTCATCCCCTCGGCCGCGGTCTTCGCCGCCGCCATCGAGGACGCCGAGCGCATCCCCATCACCGCGATGCCGATCTCGCCGTCCGACCTGTTCGCCCTGCGTGCCCACCTGCCACCCACGGAGGAGCGCCCGTGA
- a CDS encoding GntR family transcriptional regulator, with product MSAEQEAERYVRGGVPEFVVVYDVVLTHLRSAGFGPGQRLPGEVGLAQELGVERDLLHEVLLLLEEDGYVVRGRDRLWAMAPPPAGPVRFAESFHRLLGAGVRPVRRLHVSLEEGSSWAHDLLGVAQTMLAWETVFALDDVLLASSLELMLLDAVPEELTHQLDPEKHDPVAQPTILECLGAERRAGLVPEVWRLSSLSRATERLAWMELPLHGIPAALTVVLSEGGRPVYLAKNIFDLGTFDLMVNQLTR from the coding sequence ATGAGTGCGGAGCAGGAGGCCGAGCGCTACGTCCGCGGCGGGGTGCCCGAGTTCGTCGTGGTCTACGACGTCGTGCTCACCCACCTGCGCTCGGCCGGCTTCGGCCCGGGGCAGCGGCTGCCCGGCGAGGTCGGGCTGGCGCAGGAGCTCGGCGTCGAGCGGGACCTGTTGCACGAGGTGCTGCTGCTGCTCGAGGAGGACGGGTACGTCGTCCGCGGGCGCGACCGGCTGTGGGCCATGGCCCCGCCGCCCGCCGGGCCGGTGCGCTTCGCGGAGAGCTTCCACCGCCTCCTCGGCGCCGGCGTCCGCCCCGTCCGCCGGCTGCACGTCTCGCTCGAGGAGGGCAGCAGCTGGGCCCACGACCTGCTCGGCGTCGCGCAGACCATGCTGGCGTGGGAGACCGTCTTCGCCCTCGACGACGTGCTCCTGGCCTCGTCGCTGGAGCTGATGCTGCTCGACGCCGTGCCCGAGGAGCTCACCCACCAGCTCGACCCCGAGAAGCACGACCCCGTCGCCCAGCCCACGATCCTGGAGTGCCTGGGCGCCGAGCGCCGGGCCGGGCTGGTGCCCGAGGTGTGGCGACTCTCGTCGCTCTCGCGGGCGACCGAGCGGCTGGCCTGGATGGAGCTGCCGCTGCACGGCATCCCCGCCGCGCTGACCGTCGTGCTGTCCGAGGGCGGCCGGCCGGTCTACCTGGCCAAGAACATCTTCGACCTCGGCACCTTCGACCTCATGGTCAACCAGCTCACGCGCTGA
- a CDS encoding hydantoinase/oxoprolinase family protein, giving the protein MAARRIRIGIDTGGTFTDVVAFDEDSGELVTTKTPSTPSNPADGFLAGIDKVLGLLGANGADIDAVSHGTTVATNQLLEGKVDRLGFVTNAGYEAMLEIARQSVPDGYGNSYFWVKPDRIVPRDLVQGVEGRLDVTGAEVRPFDEAGARAVARWFRERGVDTLGVCFLHSYANPEHEERMRAVLAEEHPDAVVSLSSEVLREYREYERAMTTLVDAAVKPRLSAYVGNITSRLRAYDEREIPFYVMKSNGGVLSAHEVVHQPITTVLSGPAAGALGAALIAKVAGFDRVLTSDGGGTSTDVSVVIDGEPTLTTEGSVGAFPSKIPMIDVVTVGAGGGSIAWLSPEGTLKVGPQSAGADPGPLCYGKGGTEVTITDAHVVLGRIPPHLLGGEIPLDVPAARTGVEALAERLGLSPEACATGVLEISAWNQANALRQVTVKRGLDVRDFTLTTFGGSGSLLLCRLMDVLGVPTVLVPPDPGNVSAFGLLTVDVKNDYVQTHVALADQLDPATVEGVYADLTAQAAEALTGEGFADDEHVFTRTADLRYFGQAFEVRVPVAAGPLDPAAVAAAFHAEHSALYGYDFAGDPTQQVEWVNLRVSGIGPIRRPEIRRHEASEWHVESDPPTRPVCFDPAEGYVDTPLHQRADLPPGARLAGPVVIEEFGSTVPVHPGFVARVDEHLNLIVTRTGS; this is encoded by the coding sequence ATGGCTGCCCGTCGCATCCGCATCGGCATCGACACCGGGGGGACGTTCACCGACGTGGTGGCGTTCGACGAGGACAGCGGCGAGCTGGTGACGACCAAGACGCCGTCCACGCCGAGCAACCCGGCGGACGGGTTCCTGGCCGGCATCGACAAGGTGCTCGGGCTGCTGGGCGCGAACGGGGCCGACATCGACGCGGTCAGCCACGGCACGACGGTGGCCACCAACCAGCTGCTCGAGGGCAAGGTCGACCGGCTGGGCTTCGTGACCAACGCAGGCTACGAGGCGATGCTGGAGATCGCGCGGCAGTCGGTGCCGGACGGCTACGGCAACAGCTACTTCTGGGTCAAGCCCGACCGGATCGTCCCGCGCGACCTGGTCCAGGGCGTCGAGGGCCGCCTGGACGTGACCGGCGCGGAGGTGCGGCCCTTCGACGAGGCCGGCGCCCGCGCGGTGGCGCGGTGGTTCCGCGAGCGGGGCGTGGACACCCTCGGCGTCTGCTTCCTGCACTCCTACGCCAACCCCGAGCACGAGGAGCGGATGCGCGCGGTGCTGGCCGAGGAGCACCCCGACGCGGTGGTCAGCCTGTCGAGTGAGGTGCTGCGCGAGTACCGCGAGTACGAGCGCGCCATGACCACGCTCGTCGACGCCGCGGTCAAGCCGCGCCTCTCGGCGTACGTCGGGAACATCACCAGCCGGCTGCGTGCCTACGACGAGCGCGAGATCCCGTTCTACGTCATGAAGTCCAACGGCGGCGTGCTCTCGGCCCACGAGGTCGTGCACCAGCCGATCACCACGGTGCTGTCCGGGCCGGCGGCCGGCGCGCTGGGGGCGGCCCTCATCGCGAAGGTGGCCGGCTTCGACCGGGTGCTGACCAGCGACGGCGGCGGCACGTCGACCGACGTGTCGGTCGTCATCGACGGCGAGCCGACGCTGACCACGGAGGGCTCGGTCGGTGCGTTCCCGTCCAAGATCCCGATGATCGACGTGGTCACCGTCGGGGCCGGCGGCGGCTCCATCGCCTGGCTGAGCCCGGAGGGCACGCTCAAGGTCGGGCCGCAGTCGGCCGGCGCGGACCCCGGGCCGCTCTGCTACGGCAAGGGCGGCACCGAGGTCACCATCACCGACGCCCACGTGGTGCTCGGCCGGATCCCGCCGCACCTGCTCGGCGGCGAGATCCCGCTCGACGTGCCCGCCGCCCGGACGGGGGTCGAGGCGCTCGCCGAGCGGCTCGGGCTCAGCCCGGAGGCGTGCGCGACCGGCGTCCTGGAGATCTCGGCCTGGAACCAGGCCAACGCCCTGCGCCAGGTCACGGTCAAGCGCGGCCTCGACGTCCGCGACTTCACGCTGACGACGTTCGGCGGCTCGGGCTCGCTGCTGCTGTGCCGGCTCATGGACGTCCTCGGCGTCCCCACCGTCCTGGTCCCGCCCGACCCGGGCAACGTCTCGGCGTTCGGGCTGCTCACCGTCGACGTCAAGAACGACTACGTGCAGACCCATGTCGCCCTGGCCGACCAGCTCGACCCGGCCACGGTCGAGGGCGTGTACGCCGACCTCACCGCGCAGGCCGCCGAGGCGCTGACCGGCGAGGGCTTCGCCGACGACGAGCACGTCTTCACCCGGACCGCCGACCTGCGCTACTTCGGCCAGGCCTTCGAGGTCCGCGTCCCCGTCGCCGCCGGTCCACTGGACCCGGCCGCGGTCGCCGCGGCGTTCCACGCCGAGCACAGCGCGCTCTACGGCTACGACTTCGCCGGCGACCCCACCCAGCAGGTGGAGTGGGTCAACCTCCGCGTCTCCGGCATCGGCCCCATCCGCCGCCCCGAGATCCGCCGCCACGAGGCCAGCGAATGGCACGTGGAGTCCGACCCGCCGACCCGGCCGGTCTGCTTCGACCCCGCGGAGGGGTACGTCGACACGCCGCTGCACCAGCGCGCCGACCTGCCGCCCGGCGCGCGGCTCGCGGGCCCGGTCGTGATCGAGGAGTTCGGTTCCACGGTGCCGGTCCACCCGGGCTTCGTGGCCCGGGTGGACGAGCACCTCAACCTCATCGTCACGAGGACCGGGTCGTGA
- a CDS encoding SRPBCC family protein, which produces MKITGSHVVDQPVDRVWAALLDPQVLVSTIPGCSRLEETGPHAYDMTVTAGVAAIKGTYDGCCALADLHEHESLTMRLTGAGAPGTVDATVAVRFSSPGPGQTEIAYDADAVVGGMVGGVGQRMLSSVSKRMAGEFFGNVAAALEAGGAGGAPAHLPTAESLSGAHTSPPEGVPTAQSLTGGRTYTATPSPGAAGRGDFLKGVAVGAGLVTLGVVIGGLFGRRR; this is translated from the coding sequence GTGAAGATCACCGGCTCCCACGTCGTCGACCAGCCCGTGGACCGGGTCTGGGCGGCGTTGCTCGACCCCCAGGTGCTGGTCTCCACCATCCCCGGCTGCTCGCGGCTGGAGGAGACCGGGCCGCACGCGTACGACATGACGGTCACGGCCGGGGTCGCCGCCATCAAGGGGACCTACGACGGCTGCTGCGCCCTCGCCGACCTGCACGAGCACGAGTCGCTGACCATGCGCCTCACCGGCGCCGGCGCGCCCGGCACCGTCGACGCCACCGTCGCCGTGCGCTTCTCGTCGCCCGGGCCCGGCCAGACCGAGATCGCCTACGACGCCGACGCGGTCGTCGGCGGCATGGTCGGCGGCGTCGGCCAGCGCATGCTGAGCTCGGTCTCCAAGCGGATGGCCGGCGAGTTCTTCGGCAACGTCGCCGCCGCGCTCGAGGCTGGTGGGGCTGGTGGGGCGCCTGCGCATCTGCCAACAGCTGAATCGTTAAGCGGTGCGCACACTTCCCCGCCTGAAGGTGTGCCAACCGCTCAATCGTTAACCGGTGGGCGTACCTACACCGCCACCCCGAGCCCGGGCGCAGCGGGGCGCGGCGACTTCCTCAAGGGCGTGGCGGTGGGCGCAGGCCTGGTGACCCTCGGCGTGGTCATCGGCGGCCTCTTCGGACGCCGCCGGTGA
- a CDS encoding amidase produces MSDLTVDSTARAQAAAVAARDISARELLDLHLERIGERNPELNAIVSLDEERARAGARAADEALARGEEVGALHGLPFAVKDTHAAAGWRTTYGSPLFADHVPDQDDLLVERVRQAGVVLIGKTNVPEFAAGSHTFNRVFGTTLNPVDPARSAGGSSGGAACALAAGMVPLADGSDMGGSLRNPASFCGVVGLRPSLGRVPDWPTDNYWETTATGGPLARNVGDLALLLSVMAGPDPRVPTALGDPGLVFAPPVTGELAGLRVAVAPDLGGQLEVDHEVAEIVGRAAGVLAGAGATVDGQYPDLGEADDTFRTLRAWLFWSGFGPLLAEHPDDLKQSLADNIRAGEHLTGADVARAYAQRTALSERMRLFFADHDLLVLPTAQVPPFPADQEYPTEINGRAMPDYLDWMRACYLITVTGCPAISVPFGRTADGLPVGVQLVAPFGQDRFLLEVAAGLEEALA; encoded by the coding sequence GTGAGCGACCTGACCGTCGACTCGACGGCCCGCGCCCAGGCCGCGGCGGTCGCCGCCCGCGACATCAGCGCTCGCGAGCTGCTGGACCTCCACCTCGAGCGCATCGGCGAGCGCAACCCGGAGCTCAACGCGATCGTGAGCCTCGACGAGGAGCGCGCCCGGGCGGGGGCCCGCGCAGCCGACGAGGCGCTGGCCCGCGGCGAGGAGGTCGGGGCGCTGCACGGCCTGCCGTTCGCGGTCAAGGACACCCACGCGGCGGCGGGGTGGCGCACGACGTACGGCTCGCCGCTGTTCGCCGACCACGTCCCCGACCAGGACGACCTGCTCGTCGAGCGGGTCCGCCAGGCCGGCGTGGTCCTGATCGGCAAGACCAACGTGCCGGAGTTCGCGGCGGGGTCGCACACCTTCAACCGGGTCTTCGGTACGACGCTCAACCCGGTCGACCCCGCTCGTTCGGCCGGCGGGTCGAGCGGGGGCGCGGCGTGTGCGCTCGCGGCCGGGATGGTGCCGCTGGCCGACGGCTCGGACATGGGCGGATCGCTGCGCAACCCGGCGTCGTTCTGCGGCGTGGTGGGGCTGCGGCCGAGCCTCGGGCGGGTGCCGGACTGGCCCACCGACAACTACTGGGAGACCACGGCGACCGGTGGTCCGCTGGCCCGCAACGTCGGTGACCTCGCGCTGCTGCTGAGCGTGATGGCCGGCCCGGACCCGCGGGTGCCGACGGCGCTCGGCGACCCCGGCCTGGTCTTCGCGCCCCCGGTCACCGGCGAGCTGGCCGGCCTGCGGGTGGCGGTCGCGCCCGACCTGGGCGGTCAGCTCGAGGTGGACCACGAGGTGGCCGAGATCGTGGGCCGGGCCGCCGGGGTGCTGGCCGGGGCCGGCGCCACCGTCGACGGGCAGTACCCCGACCTGGGCGAGGCCGACGACACCTTCCGCACCCTGCGGGCCTGGCTGTTCTGGTCCGGGTTCGGCCCGCTGCTGGCCGAGCACCCCGACGACCTCAAGCAGAGCCTGGCCGACAACATCCGCGCCGGGGAGCACCTCACCGGCGCCGACGTGGCCCGCGCGTACGCCCAGCGGACCGCGCTGAGCGAGCGGATGCGGCTGTTCTTCGCCGACCACGACCTGCTCGTGCTGCCGACGGCCCAGGTGCCGCCGTTCCCAGCCGACCAGGAGTACCCCACCGAGATCAACGGCCGGGCGATGCCGGACTACCTCGACTGGATGCGCGCCTGCTACCTCATCACCGTGACGGGCTGCCCGGCCATCTCGGTGCCCTTCGGCCGCACCGCCGACGGCCTGCCGGTCGGCGTCCAGCTGGTCGCGCCGTTCGGCCAGGACCGGTTCCTGCTCGAGGTCGCCGCCGGCCTCGAGGAGGCCCTGGCGTGA
- a CDS encoding zinc-binding alcohol dehydrogenase family protein — protein sequence MSTTTTAIDAFTFTEIEHEVPDPGPHDLLVEVRAVSVNPVDTKVRAGLDAPRVLGFDAAGVVRAVGSDVTAYAPGDEVYYAGSIDRPGSNAGLQLVDEHVVGHKPRSLDWAEAAALPLTTITAWETLFDALRLGADSTGRLLVVSAAGGVGSVLTQLAKTLTGLEVVGTASREESAAFAREMGADHVADHHDLVASVRALVPDVQYVFSPVSGDNVEAYAELLTPRGEVVAIDEPPGLDLLPLKDKSITWHWELMFTRPLFAKTDPTQRELLEEVARLVDAGRVRTTLTTTFEGLTGENLRAAHEQVESGRTVGKVALTL from the coding sequence ATGAGCACGACGACCACCGCGATCGACGCCTTCACCTTCACCGAGATCGAGCACGAGGTCCCCGACCCCGGCCCGCACGACCTGCTCGTCGAGGTGCGCGCGGTCTCGGTCAACCCCGTCGACACCAAGGTCCGCGCCGGGCTCGACGCCCCGCGGGTGCTCGGCTTCGACGCGGCCGGGGTGGTGCGCGCGGTCGGGTCGGACGTCACGGCGTACGCACCGGGCGACGAGGTCTACTACGCCGGCTCCATCGACCGGCCCGGCTCCAACGCCGGGCTGCAGCTGGTCGACGAGCACGTGGTCGGCCACAAGCCCCGGAGCCTCGACTGGGCCGAGGCGGCCGCGCTGCCGCTCACCACCATCACCGCGTGGGAGACGCTCTTCGACGCCCTGCGGCTCGGTGCGGACAGCACCGGCCGGCTGCTCGTGGTCTCGGCCGCCGGCGGGGTGGGCTCGGTCCTCACCCAGCTGGCCAAGACGCTGACGGGCCTCGAGGTGGTGGGCACCGCCTCGCGCGAGGAGTCCGCGGCCTTCGCCCGCGAGATGGGCGCCGACCACGTCGCCGACCACCACGACCTGGTGGCGTCGGTGCGGGCGCTGGTGCCGGACGTGCAGTACGTCTTCTCCCCGGTCTCCGGCGACAACGTCGAGGCCTACGCCGAGCTGCTCACCCCGCGCGGCGAGGTGGTCGCGATCGACGAGCCGCCGGGCCTGGACCTGCTCCCGCTCAAGGACAAGAGCATCACCTGGCACTGGGAGCTGATGTTCACCCGCCCGCTGTTCGCGAAGACCGACCCGACCCAGCGCGAGCTGCTCGAGGAGGTCGCCCGGCTGGTCGACGCCGGCCGGGTGCGCACCACGCTGACCACGACCTTCGAGGGCCTGACCGGCGAGAACCTGCGCGCGGCCCACGAGCAGGTCGAATCCGGGCGCACCGTGGGCAAGGTGGCGCTGACGCTCTGA
- the arfA gene encoding arabinosylfuranosidase ArfA has protein sequence MTGTARVVLDVRRDRGALDRRLFGSFVEHMGRGVYTGLYEPGHPTADEHGFRGDVAELVDELGVTAVRYPGGNFVSGYRWEDGVGPRADRPRRLDLAWRSVETNEVGTDELLQWAERRGLDPVLAVNLGTRGAQAAADLVEYCNQPGGTHFSDLRAQHGRAAPYAVRTWCLGNEMDGDWQVGHKTAHEYARLATETARAMRLVDPDLELVVCGSSHHRMPTFGYWESEVLEEAWDVVDHVSMHAYYEEQDGDRRSFLASAADMDAFIDGVAATIDAVAARKHSGKRIGIAFDEWNVWYWSRFPPDGLAEVREAPRLIEDEYTNLDAVVVGDLLISLLNHADRVRIACQAQLVNVIAPIRTEPGGPARRQPTFHPFARTAAAARGAVLHADVSAPVLSTERYGEVAAVSAAATHDADSGAWSLFLVNRAPEPVDVEVEPHGLRDAAPTASTTTADAAYDGTDPGVPLDVVRTDGGGWRLVLPPESWSVLTVNGGGAA, from the coding sequence GTGACCGGTACGGCGCGCGTCGTCCTCGACGTCCGCCGGGACCGCGGCGCCCTCGACCGGCGCCTGTTCGGCAGCTTCGTCGAGCACATGGGCCGCGGCGTCTACACCGGCCTCTACGAGCCCGGGCACCCCACCGCCGACGAGCACGGCTTCCGCGGCGACGTGGCGGAGCTGGTCGACGAGCTCGGTGTCACCGCGGTGCGCTACCCGGGCGGCAACTTCGTGTCCGGCTACCGCTGGGAGGACGGCGTCGGCCCACGCGCCGACCGGCCCCGGCGCCTGGACCTGGCCTGGCGCTCGGTGGAGACCAACGAGGTCGGCACCGACGAGCTGCTGCAGTGGGCCGAGCGGCGTGGCCTGGACCCGGTCCTGGCGGTCAACCTCGGGACCCGCGGCGCCCAGGCGGCGGCCGACCTCGTGGAGTACTGCAACCAGCCGGGCGGCACGCACTTCTCCGACCTGCGGGCGCAGCACGGCCGGGCCGCGCCGTACGCCGTGCGGACCTGGTGCCTGGGCAACGAGATGGACGGCGACTGGCAGGTCGGGCACAAGACCGCGCACGAGTACGCCCGGCTCGCCACCGAGACCGCCCGGGCGATGCGCCTGGTCGACCCGGACCTCGAGCTCGTGGTCTGCGGCAGCTCGCACCACCGGATGCCGACCTTCGGCTACTGGGAGTCCGAGGTGCTCGAGGAGGCCTGGGACGTCGTCGACCACGTCTCGATGCACGCCTACTACGAGGAGCAGGACGGCGACCGGCGCAGCTTCCTGGCCTCGGCCGCCGACATGGACGCCTTCATCGACGGGGTGGCCGCCACCATCGACGCGGTCGCGGCGCGCAAGCACAGCGGCAAGCGGATCGGCATCGCCTTCGACGAGTGGAACGTCTGGTACTGGTCGCGCTTCCCGCCCGACGGCCTGGCTGAGGTCCGCGAGGCGCCGCGCCTGATCGAGGACGAATACACCAACCTCGACGCGGTCGTCGTCGGCGACCTGCTGATCTCGCTGCTCAACCACGCCGACCGGGTCCGGATCGCGTGCCAGGCGCAGCTGGTGAACGTCATCGCGCCGATCCGCACCGAGCCCGGTGGGCCCGCGCGCCGGCAGCCGACGTTCCACCCGTTCGCGCGGACGGCGGCCGCCGCCCGCGGCGCCGTGCTGCACGCGGACGTCAGCGCGCCCGTGCTGTCCACCGAGCGGTACGGCGAGGTGGCGGCCGTCTCGGCGGCCGCGACGCACGACGCCGACTCCGGCGCGTGGAGCCTGTTCCTGGTCAACCGCGCGCCCGAGCCGGTCGACGTCGAGGTCGAGCCGCACGGGCTGCGCGACGCGGCGCCGACGGCCAGCACGACGACCGCCGACGCGGCGTACGACGGGACCGACCCCGGCGTGCCGCTCGACGTCGTGCGCACGGACGGGGGAGGGTGGCGCCTGGTGCTGCCGCCCGAGTCCTGGAGCGTGCTCACCGTCAACGGGGGAGGAGCCGCATGA